The region GCCTTGGCGGGCACGCGGACCTCACCCATGGTGTCGTTCTCGATGCGGTACTCGATGTCGGTCATGCCGATCCTTCCTCGAAAGCGGGCGCTGTGCCCTCGGTGTCGATGCCCACAGTGACGACGGGCACGGCCGTGCCCTCTGCGAGACGGTAGTTGGCGCCGACGATGCCCAGACGGCCCGCGGCGACCGCGTTGCTGATCATCTCGGACGAGTGCAGCAGGTCTGCCACGGTGTTGCGCAGGTGCTCGCGCCCGACGACCTCGGCGTCGATGTCGGCGACCGTGGTGCCGCCGGTCTCGGCGAGCACCTTGCGGGCGGCGGGAACGATCGGCGCGATGAGCTTCCAGATGCCGGCAGGCAGCGGAGCGGAGTCGATCGCGGTTCCGTCGATGGCTGCGCGCACCGCGCCGCACGAGTCATGTGCGAGCACGACGATCAGCGGGACGTTCAGGATGCCGACCGCGTACTCCAGGCTCGCGACGATCGACTCGCCGAGCACCTGTCCCGCATTGCGGACGACGAACAGGTCGCCCAGGCCCTTGTCGAAGATGATCTCGGCTGCGAGGCGCGAGTCCGAGCATCCGAACAGCGTGGCGATCGGCGCCTGTCCGTCTGCCAGCTCGTGCCGCTTGGAGACGTCCTGATGCGGGTGCGCGGGTTCGCCGGCGACGAATCGCCTGTTGCCGTCGAGCATCTCCCGCCAGGCCTCAGCGGGGGTGAGCGTTGCGGTCATTCGGCCTCCTTCAGGTCGTCGATCTGTGCAGACAGGCTCTTTGCGAGCTCGGCGGTCGCCTCAGGCGACTGCGAGCCGTACAGCAGGAGGTAGTCAGGGCCGGCCTGGGTCCCGATGGCGTAGGAGATGTTCGCGGTGCCGCGGTCGCGCAGGTCGAACTCGTCCCATTCGCGGCCGTCGATCGTCGTGGTGCCGTTGGGTGCCATGCCGTCGAGCACCTGCGGCGCCCAGCCGACGTCGGTGCTGAACGCCTGGGCGACGCGGATGAATCCGCGCTCGTCATCTGCGGCTGGTGCCAGCGTGATCGTCCAGACCCGCGTGCTGCCGCCGGCGAGATCAGCCTCGTTGACCCGCCAGTAGTCGTCTGCCTCGACGACCAGCGCAGGGCGCTGCATCGAGGTCTCGACATCGGCCGCGATCGCGGCGACGTCGATCTGGGGCCGGTCGGGCACCTTGCCCCGTGGCACGCCGAGCACGACGATGGCGACGACTCCGACCGTCACGATCAGCGCCGCGATGAGGTTGCGGAACGTCTGACTCGACCGGTAGACGCGGCTGGCCTCGGCCTTGCGGTCGGCGGTCTCCTGAGCGGTCTCGGGGCGACCGAGCCCGGCGACCACACGCGGCTCGCGGCTCATTCTCCTGCTCCGGATGCGGCGTCGCGGGCGGCATCGAGACGACGCTTCGCGCCGAGCAGCCACTCCTCGCAGCGGGCGGCGAGAGCCTCGCCGCGCTCCCACAGGGCGAGCGAATGCTCGAGGGTGGGGGAGCCCTGTTCGAGCTCGGCGACAACGCGCACGAGTTCATCGCGTGCGGCCTCGAACGACAGTTCTTCGACAGGGGAGTCGCTGGGGGCAGTCACGCCCCCATCCTACCGGCGTGTCGGACGCCGCCGATCCCGTCGCTCAGCCGTCCTCCGGTACCTGACCCTCGGACACCGCGCGCACCGACCCGCGGTCGACGGTGACGGTCATCGGGGTGCCGGCTGGGGCATCGACGGCATCCGTGAGGATGCGCCCGTCGTCGAGGTGCGCGATCGCGTAGCCGCGCGCCAGCGTCGCGGCGGGGGAGAGCGCCCGCAGCGAGGCGCGCAGCTCTGCGGTCGACCGGTGCGCGGCGTCCAGCGCTCGGGTGACGGTGTCGCGCCCGCGGGATGCGAGAAGCCACACCTCCTGCGCGCGGTCGTCGATGATCGGGTCGGGCGAGCGCAGCACCGGGCGCGAACGCAGCTGCTCGAGTTGCGCGATGTCGTGCGAGACACGCTGGGTCAGCCGGGTGGTCGCGCGCGCTCTCAGCTGCGCGACGATCGCACGCTGCTCTCCGACGTCGGGCACGACCCGCTTGGCGGCATCCGTCGGCGTCGACGCTCGAAGGTCAGCGACGTCGTCGAGCAGCGGATGGTCGTTCTCGTGACCGATGGCGCTCACGACGGGGGTGGATGCCGCTGCCACGGCGCGCACGAGACGCTCGTCGCTGAAGCCGAGAAGGGTCTGGGGGTCGCCGCCGCCGCGGGCGATGATGATCACATCGACGTCGGGATCGGCATCCAGCCGCTTCAGGGCGGCGAGCACCTCGGGTACGCAGCGATCGCCCTGCACCGCGACGTGCTGGGTGCGGAAGTGCACCTGGGGCCAGCGCAGCTCGGCGTTCCGATGCACGTCCTTCTCGGCATCCGACCGCTCCCCGGTGATCAGGCCGATGCAGTGCGGCAGGAAGGGCAGTGCCTTCTTGCGTGAGGAGTCGAACAGGCCCTCCTGGCGCAGCTGGACGCGCAGCTTCTCGAGCTTCTCGAGCTGGTCGCCGAGCCCGACGTGCTTCATCGCCGAGACGATGAAGCTGAAGTCGCCGCCCTTGACGAAGTAGTCGGCTTTCACCGCGGCGACGACATGGTCGCCGACTGCGATGTCGGAAGGGATGCGCGGACGCACGCTCGACCACACGCGGATGGAGATCTGCGCGTCGGAGCGCGTGTCCTTGAGGCGGGCGAACACGTTGCCGCCGCGCTGGTTCCACGACGTGATCTCGCCCTCGACCCAGACCGTGTTCCAGCGGGCGATGAAGTCGCGGATCGTCCCGTTCAGCCGTGCCACGGAGGTGGGGGCCGCGGGCGTAGAGTCACGCGGCGCCACCGAGTCGGCGGGCGGCGGCTCACCGGGGATCGCGGCGGCTTCGAAGACGGTCATCTTCTCATTCTTCCGGATGCCGCCGACGCCGCGCGTGCGGCAGGTGCCGCTCCCGGCCCGCGAACAGGTGGCGCCGGTAGACTGGAGGGGTGAGTTCAACCGCTGTCTCGCTGCCCGTGCCGCACATTCCGACCCGCCGTCGCGCCGCTGAGCGCGCGCGCCTCGAGAACCGTCCGGTCGGCGGTGACAAGCGTGTTCTGCTGGCTGCTCCCCGTGGGTACTGCGCCGGAGTCGACCGCGCTGTCGTCGCGGTCGAGAAGGCCCTCGAGCGCTACGGCGCCCCGGTGTACGTGCGCAAGCAGATCGTTCACAACATCCACGTCGTGACCGAGCTCGAGCAGAAGGGCGCGATCTTCGTCGAAGAGGTCGACGAGGTGCCAGAAGGGGCTCACGTCGTCTTCAGCGCGCACGGTGTCTCGCCGGCTGTCGTCAGCGCCGCATCCGACCGCGGCCTGCACGCGATCGACGCGACCTGCCCGCTCGTCACCAAGGTGCACCGCGAGGCCGTGCGCTTCGCGCGCGACGACTTCGAGATCCTGCTGATCGGCCACGAGGGGCACGAAGAAGTCGAGGGCACCGCCGGCGAGGCGCCCGACCATGTCACGATCGTCAACTCCCCTGAAGAGGCCGACACCGTCGTCGTGAAGGACCCGAACAAGGTCGTCTGGCTGTCGCAGACCACGCTCTCGGTCGATGAGACGATGGAGACGGTCAACCGCCTGCGCACCCGCTTCCCCGAACTGCACAACCCGCCGTCGGACGACATCTGCTACGCCACGCAGAACCGGCAGGTCGCGATCAAGAAGATCGCCAAGGACGCAGACCTCGTGATCGTCGTCGGCTCGGCGAACTCGTCGAACAGCGTGCGCCTGGTCGAGGTCGCCCTCGAGTACGGAGCCAGGGCCGCGTATCGGGTCGACTATGCCGACGAGGTCAAGCAGGAGTGGCTCGACGGTGTGCGGACGGTCGGAGTGACCAGCGGCGCGTCGGTGCCCGAGGTGCTCGTGCGCGAGGTGCTCGCGGCACTCGACGAGGCCGGCTATGCCGATGTCGAAGAGGTTCGCACGGCTGAGGAGGACCTCATGTTCTCCCTGCCGAAGGAGCTGCGTCAGGACACGTCGGGCAAGCGCGACGAGCGCGCGCTGGGCGGTCGAGTCTCACGCGCATGAGCGCCGACCGGCCGCAGTACGGCGAATATGCGTCTCCCGAAGAGCAGCGTGCACGCGCGGGGCTGCCCCCGCTGAACGCAGAGCCCACAGCATCCGCACCGCCGGCGGCACCGACGACGCCGGCGCCGGGCGCCGTCACGCCCGCCCGCCCCGTCGGCAGGCTCGTGACCTTCGTGCTGCTCGGTTTCGGCCTCGTGAACGTGCTCTCCTCGATCCCGCAGTTCGTGAACATGGCATCGACCCTCACCGAGTCGATGGAGATGCTCGGCCTCGACGGCGAGTTCACGAACTTCGCGGCCGCGCGCACCTGGGGCATCGTCGCCGTGGTCGTGCTGCTCGCCGGCTACGCGGCCACCGCCTGGCTGTCTCTCCGTCAGCTCAAGCGCAACAGGGCAGCGTGGTGGATCCCGCTGGTCGGCTTCGTGGTGACGATGTCGCTGGTGTCGGCTTGCATCTCGGTCGTGATGTTCAGCGACCCGGCGTTCACGGCCGGGCTCCTCACACCTCCTGCCCGGTAGCCTCAGAGGGTGTCAGCAGAGCAGATCGCCTTCCACGTCAGCTACGCCTCGGTCGAATCGGCGACGGGCGACGACCCGACCGTGCTCGCCGCAGAGCTCCTGCGGGAGGAGCGCGTGCTGGCGGCGTCGCGCGGCTTCGACGGCGACGAGTCCGTCTTCCTGATCCCGGTGACCGAGAGCGGTCACATCGTCGCGCTCGACGGCGACGATCGGCTGCGTTTCGAGTTGAGCACGCTCGCCCTGCAGCAGAGGTTCGAGGCGGCCGGTCTGACGCTTCACCTCGGGATGTCCGACGATGCCATCGAAGAGGTCGACCAGGAGCTCGACGAGGAGTTCGGAGCCGCTTTCGAGCAGCTCGACGATCCGGCGGCCGCCTCGGACGACCTGGGCGGGTTCGGGATGCCCGATTGGGGCGACTCCGATGACGACGCCTTCGCGATGCAGCCGGTGCGGGTCGCGGAGTTCTCGCGGCGCGGTCCGTGGGGTGCACGGATCACGGCGCAGATGACAGGTGCGGAGGTCGACTACCTCGAGGCGGGGACGTGGTCGCTGTATCGCTACGCGACCGATCAGCCGCACATGGCGGTCTCGGGCGGCGGCGCCGATGAGCCGATCATCGAGGTCAACCTGCCGCAGCATGGCGAGGCGTGGGTCGAGGTGAGCGTGCGCGGCCGCACCGGCATGTTCTGGCCGAACATCGAGCGGCTCACGCAGCCGGTGCTCGATCTCGACGCCATCACCGTGCCTGAGAGCGCGGATGTCTACCGTCGCATGATGCTCGAGGCCGACGGAGCAGATGAGGAGCTGCGCGGACTCGGTATGGGCGAGCAGATCGACCTCGAGACGGCTCGACGCGCGTGCGCTCCCGAGGCTCTTGGCGGCACTTCAGGAGAGCTCGAGCGCGTGCGAGCCTTCGTCTCGGCGTTCGGCGTGCCGGCCGCGCTGATCTCGGCCGGCGTCGACGACGTGGCGGCCGGCCGTCGGTTCACTCCTCGTGGCTGGCCGCGTACCGTGGCCGACCTGGCGGTGGGCGGAATCGGCGAGATCACCGCACTGACGAGCCGCGAGCGACCGCTGCCTCGCGCCGCGCGATTCCTGCGGAAGCGCCCGGGGATCGCCGCCGCTCTGAGCGTCGCCGAGCTCGCCGTCGGACTCGCGACGAGCAGGGCGAGGTCTCCGCTCGTGCGCGGACTGGGCGTGCTGGTGATCATCGACGCCGCACTCGACCTCGTCATCTGGGTGCGTCGCTCTCTCTCGCGCTGACGGCATCCTGCAGACGACGAGCCCGGTCCCGCAGCGCGGAACCGGGCTCGGTCTGTCAGTCGTCGATCAGTGGGCGTTGCCGTTGTTGAAGTGGCCGCCGCCGTGACCGAGCGCCTTGCCCTGGCCGCTGTTCACGCCGGGTCCCTTCGCGTCGGTTCCGGGCTCGACGTGATTCGTCTTCGTGTGCACGATGTCGTAGTAGGTGCTCGTGTCGCCTGCGGTCGGGAACACGCGGTAGGTGAACACGTTCTTGGTCAGCTCGGTGATCGGCACCACGCGCTGGAACAGCACGTCGCCCGCGGCGTTCTTGGCGTTGATCCAGCGCTCGGAGCCGTCGGGGGTGACAGTCCAGTCGCCGCGCAGCTTGGGGCTGTCGTCGAGGTTGTACATCGTGTAGGTGCCGTCGGCGTCGAAGTACGCCCAGCCCACGAAGCTCGACACCGCCGGGTCGTCGAGCGCGATGCGGTCGCCGTCCTGGTCGAACGCCGCGGTGGTCTTCCACGGCGTCGACGCCAGCAGGTCAGACGGGGTCATGGTGGTCTTCGAGAACGGGTGGGCGGATGCTGCGACGGGCGTGTCCGCGGCCATGGCCGAGCTCGGAACGACGGCGGCCACGGCGAGAGCGATGGCGGATGCGCTGAGGACGGAGCGTCGGGAGATCCGGGTGGTGATGTTCATGTCCTCAACGCTACGAAGCCGGGACGGACGCGCACATCATCCGATCGGCCAGGGATGCCCGGACCGATGGGCTGAGTGCTCAGACGCCCTCCCAGACAGCTCGGGCACCGGCGTCGCCCGTCAGCACCGTCACGGCGATCGTGCCGACGGCTGTGACCACCGCGAGAACCGGCACGATGATCGCGACAGCACGGGCGGTGGACGTATGGCGCAGCCGCGGCAGCATCCGGTCGCTCGCTGCCACCGCGACCGCGGCGACCAGCAGGGCGATCGTCCAGGGTATGAGCATCTCGCCCAGAGCCTCGTGACGCTCGATCGCGGGTGTCATGCCCACCGAGTCGGCGAGTTCTTCGCCTGCCAGAACCGTCACGGGAACGAGTCCGGCGACCAGCAGCGCCGCCACGGGCGGCGCGTAGCCCAGCCGGTGGCGCGCCGCCGGCCACACCCCGGCGATGGCGACCGCGAGGGCGGTGAGAGGAGTGAGCACCACGACGGCGTGCACCAGCAGCGGGTGCAGGGGAAGGCCGGCGATGCGGAACGCGTCGGCGTCGGCGAAGATGTCCATACCAGGAGAACGGCGTTCGCGCCGTTTCGGTTCATCGGTGAACCGAAGAGCTCTCCGCCTCGTTTCCCTGGTGAGGAGGCGATCTGTGACCCGAGACGACGACGAGCGGCTGACCGCGCTCTACGAGCTGCACGCGGGCCCGATACGGCGCTACGTCGTGAGCATCACCGGCAGAGGAGGCGGAGCGGATGACGTGGTGCAGGAGACGCTGCTGCGCGCGTGGCGCACGCCCCGCATCCTGGAGCAGGACCCGGCGACGTCCCGGGCATGGATGATCACCGTCGCCAGGCACATCGTCATCGACGAGGCGCGCAGTGCCAGACGGCGTCACGAGAGTCCTGTCGCCGAGCTGCCTGAGCGGGTCGCCGACGACCAGACGGATCGGCTGTTCGACGCTCTGCTTATCCAGGATGCGCTGGCGACTCTGAGCGCTGAGCACCGCGCCGTCGTCGTGGCGGCCTACTATCGGGGCCGCAGCGTCGCCGAGGTGGCATCGGAGCTGGGCATCCCCGCCGGAACGGTGAAGTCGAGGATGCATTACGGATTGCGGGCGCTGCGACTCGCGCTGCAGGAGAGAGGGGTGACCCGGTGAACGCGGAGCACGAACGATACGCCGCGTGGGACGCCGCCTACGCGCTCGGCGCTCTGTCGATCGCGGAGCGCGAGGAGTTCGAGCGCCATCTCGCTGACTGCGGGCGCTGCAGGGACGCGGTGGCGGAGCTCACGCCGACGCTCGCGCTGCTCTCCCGGCTCGATGCCGACGAGGCAGAGCGGGCGGCGACGAGCGGGAACGCGGGACCTATGCGCGTCCTGGCCGCCGCACGGGAGAGGCGCCGGATTCGCAGGCGGATCGGCGTGTGGGCGGCAGGGATCGCCGCCGCCGTGGTGGTGGCCACGATCGTGTCGGTGTCGGCGCTGTCCCCCCGGCCTGCGGAGATGATCGCCCTCGAGCCCGTCGACGGTGCCCCCGTGACCGCGACCGTCGCTCTGAGCGCGGTGCCGTGGGGTACGAAGCTCGACGTGGAGTGCGAGTACGACGGCAGTGCCCGGTACGCGGCGAAGCGCTCATACGCGCTCGCGGTCATC is a window of Microbacterium esteraromaticum DNA encoding:
- a CDS encoding carbonic anhydrase, producing MTATLTPAEAWREMLDGNRRFVAGEPAHPHQDVSKRHELADGQAPIATLFGCSDSRLAAEIIFDKGLGDLFVVRNAGQVLGESIVASLEYAVGILNVPLIVVLAHDSCGAVRAAIDGTAIDSAPLPAGIWKLIAPIVPAARKVLAETGGTTVADIDAEVVGREHLRNTVADLLHSSEMISNAVAAGRLGIVGANYRLAEGTAVPVVTVGIDTEGTAPAFEEGSA
- a CDS encoding DUF4245 family protein, producing the protein MSREPRVVAGLGRPETAQETADRKAEASRVYRSSQTFRNLIAALIVTVGVVAIVVLGVPRGKVPDRPQIDVAAIAADVETSMQRPALVVEADDYWRVNEADLAGGSTRVWTITLAPAADDERGFIRVAQAFSTDVGWAPQVLDGMAPNGTTTIDGREWDEFDLRDRGTANISYAIGTQAGPDYLLLYGSQSPEATAELAKSLSAQIDDLKEAE
- a CDS encoding exodeoxyribonuclease VII small subunit, producing the protein MTAPSDSPVEELSFEAARDELVRVVAELEQGSPTLEHSLALWERGEALAARCEEWLLGAKRRLDAARDAASGAGE
- the xseA gene encoding exodeoxyribonuclease VII large subunit; the protein is MTVFEAAAIPGEPPPADSVAPRDSTPAAPTSVARLNGTIRDFIARWNTVWVEGEITSWNQRGGNVFARLKDTRSDAQISIRVWSSVRPRIPSDIAVGDHVVAAVKADYFVKGGDFSFIVSAMKHVGLGDQLEKLEKLRVQLRQEGLFDSSRKKALPFLPHCIGLITGERSDAEKDVHRNAELRWPQVHFRTQHVAVQGDRCVPEVLAALKRLDADPDVDVIIIARGGGDPQTLLGFSDERLVRAVAAASTPVVSAIGHENDHPLLDDVADLRASTPTDAAKRVVPDVGEQRAIVAQLRARATTRLTQRVSHDIAQLEQLRSRPVLRSPDPIIDDRAQEVWLLASRGRDTVTRALDAAHRSTAELRASLRALSPAATLARGYAIAHLDDGRILTDAVDAPAGTPMTVTVDRGSVRAVSEGQVPEDG
- a CDS encoding 4-hydroxy-3-methylbut-2-enyl diphosphate reductase, translating into MPTRRRAAERARLENRPVGGDKRVLLAAPRGYCAGVDRAVVAVEKALERYGAPVYVRKQIVHNIHVVTELEQKGAIFVEEVDEVPEGAHVVFSAHGVSPAVVSAASDRGLHAIDATCPLVTKVHREAVRFARDDFEILLIGHEGHEEVEGTAGEAPDHVTIVNSPEEADTVVVKDPNKVVWLSQTTLSVDETMETVNRLRTRFPELHNPPSDDICYATQNRQVAIKKIAKDADLVIVVGSANSSNSVRLVEVALEYGARAAYRVDYADEVKQEWLDGVRTVGVTSGASVPEVLVREVLAALDEAGYADVEEVRTAEEDLMFSLPKELRQDTSGKRDERALGGRVSRA
- a CDS encoding DUF6264 family protein, translating into MSADRPQYGEYASPEEQRARAGLPPLNAEPTASAPPAAPTTPAPGAVTPARPVGRLVTFVLLGFGLVNVLSSIPQFVNMASTLTESMEMLGLDGEFTNFAAARTWGIVAVVVLLAGYAATAWLSLRQLKRNRAAWWIPLVGFVVTMSLVSACISVVMFSDPAFTAGLLTPPAR
- a CDS encoding DUF4822 domain-containing protein encodes the protein MNITTRISRRSVLSASAIALAVAAVVPSSAMAADTPVAASAHPFSKTTMTPSDLLASTPWKTTAAFDQDGDRIALDDPAVSSFVGWAYFDADGTYTMYNLDDSPKLRGDWTVTPDGSERWINAKNAAGDVLFQRVVPITELTKNVFTYRVFPTAGDTSTYYDIVHTKTNHVEPGTDAKGPGVNSGQGKALGHGGGHFNNGNAH
- a CDS encoding DUF2231 domain-containing protein; translated protein: MDIFADADAFRIAGLPLHPLLVHAVVVLTPLTALAVAIAGVWPAARHRLGYAPPVAALLVAGLVPVTVLAGEELADSVGMTPAIERHEALGEMLIPWTIALLVAAVAVAASDRMLPRLRHTSTARAVAIIVPVLAVVTAVGTIAVTVLTGDAGARAVWEGV
- a CDS encoding sigma-70 family RNA polymerase sigma factor, producing MTRDDDERLTALYELHAGPIRRYVVSITGRGGGADDVVQETLLRAWRTPRILEQDPATSRAWMITVARHIVIDEARSARRRHESPVAELPERVADDQTDRLFDALLIQDALATLSAEHRAVVVAAYYRGRSVAEVASELGIPAGTVKSRMHYGLRALRLALQERGVTR
- a CDS encoding zf-HC2 domain-containing protein; this translates as MNAEHERYAAWDAAYALGALSIAEREEFERHLADCGRCRDAVAELTPTLALLSRLDADEAERAATSGNAGPMRVLAAARERRRIRRRIGVWAAGIAAAVVVATIVSVSALSPRPAEMIALEPVDGAPVTATVALSAVPWGTKLDVECEYDGSARYAAKRSYALAVIDADGETTLLSNWTVTPGARAKLSAGTALTTSEISAIEIRDSDGRAMVRHDFG